The region CGGGTTCCCCGGTAGCGGGCTCGTCGGGAGTATTGCCCTGCAGTACCTCGTCGACCAGATGGACTTCGAGCAGGTAGGGGCGATCACGAGCAAGTACTTCCCGCCGGTCGCCCTCATGACGAGAGGCGTGATCAACGCCCCCGTGCGCATCTACGAGAAAGACCACATCGCCGCGATCATCTCCGACGTCCCCATCCACCCGATGATCTGCTACGAGGTAGCGAACGGCATCATGAACTGGCTCACTCAGTTCGATATCCAAGAGATCGTCACAGTTGCAGGAATCATCACCAACGAACCGGAGAAGAGGGTCTTTGGGGTTGCGACCAGCAGCGGGACCCTCCACCGCATCGAGGACCAGACAATCATCCTTCCCATGGGGAGCATCTCCGGCATCGCGGCAAGCGTCCTCACGGAGTGCAAGACACGGGGCATCCCGGGGATAGGGCTCCTCGGGGAGACGGTGAACACGCCTGACCCGCGGTCTTCCGCGGCCACGATCGAGGTCTTAAACAAGATCTACAACCTCAACTTGGACACCAAACCCCTGCTTGAACAGGCAGTGGAGATCGAG is a window of Methanoculleus sp. 7T DNA encoding:
- a CDS encoding proteasome assembly chaperone family protein; translation: MDDIKVISRALAGAEKTVLIGFPGSGLVGSIALQYLVDQMDFEQVGAITSKYFPPVALMTRGVINAPVRIYEKDHIAAIISDVPIHPMICYEVANGIMNWLTQFDIQEIVTVAGIITNEPEKRVFGVATSSGTLHRIEDQTIILPMGSISGIAASVLTECKTRGIPGIGLLGETVNTPDPRSSAATIEVLNKIYNLNLDTKPLLEQAVEIEAAMSQIAEQVQKTEAAPRREQLPMYG